In one Mucilaginibacter sp. PAMB04168 genomic region, the following are encoded:
- a CDS encoding DUF2059 domain-containing protein gives MSSPSKFLLICLLVLTAGLAKAQTATPSASHLKAAEALLNATDMAAQLPRSYSAIVDASSAQVPADKKAKFKEIMLAFLTKYMNFNAMKPDLVTLYAQEFTETELKQITQFYLTPAGKKVNERLPALLQKGMALGQQKMQAHLPEFQAELQKAFGPQ, from the coding sequence ATGTCTTCTCCATCAAAATTCTTATTGATTTGTTTATTGGTTTTAACTGCAGGCTTAGCAAAAGCACAAACCGCTACGCCGTCAGCCAGTCATCTTAAGGCTGCCGAAGCTTTGCTCAATGCAACTGATATGGCGGCCCAGTTACCCCGCTCATACAGTGCTATTGTTGATGCAAGCAGTGCACAAGTTCCGGCCGACAAAAAAGCGAAGTTCAAAGAAATAATGTTAGCCTTTTTAACCAAGTACATGAACTTTAATGCCATGAAGCCAGACTTGGTTACCCTGTATGCGCAAGAATTCACAGAAACTGAACTAAAACAAATAACTCAGTTTTATTTAACGCCTGCCGGAAAAAAAGTAAACGAAAGACTACCGGCACTCTTGCAAAAAGGCATGGCATTGGGTCAGCAAAAAATGCAGGCACACCTGCCCGAATTTCAGGCCGAGTTGCAAAAGGCTTTTGGGCCTCAGTAA
- the pepT gene encoding peptidase T, with product MNLRDFTVTQRFLRYVTIDTQSDPESSTYPSTEKQKNLGRVLVQELLEMGINDAHLDEYGYVYATIPANTSKVNVPVICFCSHMDTSPDSSGKGVKPIIHRNYQGQDLVLPDDNTQVLKPQNHPELRNQIGNDIITASGTTLLGADNKAGVAEIMDACYQLLHHPEIKHGTIKILFTPDEEIGRGVDKVDLKKLGAFAAYTMDGETAGNMENETFSADGAKLLISGVSAHPGFAKGQMLSAIKIAGQIIAALPFGLSPEGTEGKQGFVHPVGISGHVEHAMIEFIIRDFDTDALKQHAQTIRDITENILKGFPGATYKLQVKEQYRNMKQALDEHPHIVDYGMEAIRRAGLDAKLCSIRGGTDGSRLSFMGLPCPNIFAGEHAFHGRQEWVSVQDMQKAVETILHLGAIWEERS from the coding sequence ATGAATCTACGCGACTTTACTGTTACCCAACGCTTTTTACGTTATGTAACTATAGATACCCAGTCAGACCCCGAATCATCAACTTACCCATCTACCGAAAAGCAAAAAAACCTTGGCCGTGTGCTGGTACAGGAACTTCTGGAAATGGGCATTAATGATGCACACTTGGACGAATACGGTTATGTGTACGCCACCATACCCGCAAACACTTCCAAAGTAAATGTGCCGGTTATTTGCTTTTGCTCGCATATGGATACCTCGCCCGATAGCAGTGGCAAAGGCGTTAAACCCATTATTCACCGCAATTACCAGGGTCAGGATTTGGTGCTGCCAGATGATAACACCCAGGTGCTTAAGCCCCAAAACCACCCTGAGCTACGTAATCAAATAGGCAACGATATTATAACTGCCAGCGGCACCACCCTACTGGGCGCCGACAATAAAGCTGGCGTAGCCGAAATTATGGATGCTTGCTACCAACTGCTTCATCATCCCGAAATTAAACACGGAACCATCAAAATACTTTTTACGCCTGATGAGGAAATAGGCCGCGGTGTAGACAAGGTTGATCTTAAAAAGCTGGGCGCCTTTGCTGCATACACCATGGATGGTGAAACCGCCGGCAACATGGAGAACGAAACCTTTTCGGCCGACGGCGCTAAACTGCTGATCAGTGGCGTAAGCGCTCACCCGGGCTTTGCTAAAGGGCAAATGCTAAGCGCCATTAAAATTGCCGGACAAATTATTGCAGCGCTGCCATTCGGGTTATCGCCCGAGGGTACCGAGGGCAAGCAGGGCTTTGTACACCCTGTGGGTATAAGCGGCCATGTAGAGCACGCTATGATTGAATTCATTATTCGTGATTTTGATACGGATGCATTAAAGCAACACGCGCAAACCATTAGGGATATTACCGAAAACATATTGAAAGGCTTTCCGGGTGCTACCTACAAACTACAGGTTAAGGAGCAGTACCGCAACATGAAACAGGCGCTGGATGAACACCCCCACATTGTAGATTACGGCATGGAGGCCATCCGTCGTGCCGGATTAGACGCCAAACTATGCAGTATTCGTGGCGGAACCGACGGATCACGGCTCTCGTTTATGGGGTTGCCTTGCCCTAACATTTTTGCTGGGGAGCATGCCTTTCATGGTCGCCAGGAATGGGTATCGGTACAAGACATGCAGAAGGCTGTAGAAACCATACTGCACCTTGGCGCTATTTGGGAAGAGCGCAGTTAA
- a CDS encoding MarR family transcriptional regulator — MDLITELAELALATRLKRLSDRLAQDVNKIYKELNLNFESKWFLVLELLNRRKVMSIVDIADELKLTHPAIVQFADQMLKAKLIIAQKDENDGRKRMVSLSASGKKLLRQLAPVLEVIRTENEHWLSEADTNLLNILGQLEKALDKRNMYLRIKEKLSDGKESEV; from the coding sequence ATGGACCTTATTACCGAACTGGCCGAGCTGGCTTTGGCTACGCGCTTGAAACGCCTGAGCGACCGGCTGGCGCAAGACGTAAACAAGATATACAAGGAGCTTAATCTTAATTTTGAATCAAAATGGTTTTTGGTGCTTGAACTGCTAAACCGGAGAAAGGTAATGTCTATTGTTGATATCGCTGATGAATTAAAGCTGACGCACCCCGCTATTGTGCAGTTTGCCGACCAGATGCTGAAGGCTAAGCTTATTATTGCACAAAAGGATGAAAATGACGGCCGTAAGCGGATGGTGTCTTTATCGGCCAGCGGTAAAAAGCTGTTACGACAGCTGGCACCGGTGCTGGAGGTGATTAGGACTGAAAACGAACATTGGCTGAGCGAAGCCGATACTAATCTACTAAACATTTTAGGTCAGTTGGAGAAAGCGCTCGACAAAAGGAATATGTATCTTAGAATAAAAGAAAAGCTAAGTGATGGTAAGGAAAGTGAAGTTTGA
- a CDS encoding ligase-associated DNA damage response DEXH box helicase produces MSSKGQEIISRWFKQKGWQQFPFQQEMQDAYLAGYSGLLNAPTGSGKTFALFLPFLVGYINQYPDTYKTRTNNGLLMLWITPLRALTNDIRKAMQEVCDELELPWRIGTRTGDTSAAEKQALRKKLPEVLLTTPESLHLMLAQKDYPKLFQHLQVVVIDEWHELLGSKRGVQVELGLSRLKGLRGEESTKHEVEGARNEKEVTAHELQKTVNSNNKSGIKSSVPRTKDTGHLKIWGISATIGNLEQAAEVLLGNNYPADRMRMIRANINKKLDIQSVIPEDVENYSWTGHIGLKLLPEVMEIVANSKTTLIFTNTRAQSEIWYHAILDRYPEYAGIMAMHHGSLDNELRNWVEQALHQGILKVVVCTSSLDLGVDFRPVDTVVQVGSPKGVARFMQRAGRSGHHPGAVSKAYFIPTHSLELLEGAALKQAIENVNFESRDPILLAMDVLIQYMVTLAVSDGFHADQLYNEVKSTFSFADLRESEFGELLTFITTGGATLSQYDEFLKVEVEDGLYKVNSRRVAMRHRFSIGTITSSVSLRVKLLHGGGLGSIEESFVSRLKPGDTFWFAGRSLEFVQLKEMTAFVKKSTKTKGLIPSWAGGRMPLSSQLSSVLRDKLDEVAHHQEKDPEVKALRSLFNLQEELSHLPKKSDLLIESFESRDGHHLFFYPFEGRLVHEGMASLIAYRIGKIKKATYSIAMNDYGFELLTDEPIPLMEALEEDLFSIHSLIDDIQHSLNANEMARRRFRDIANIGGLVFTGYPGQPVKNRHLQASTGLLFDVFMEYEPDNLLIRQSFNEALAFQLEEFRLRAALQRIQTQEIVIKKVERPTPFAFPIMVDRLREKLTLESLEERVAKMARRYDAFDQDTLAEPQPEPAKGKEKKPAPSKRRSPYIKRV; encoded by the coding sequence ATGAGTAGCAAAGGGCAGGAAATAATTAGCCGGTGGTTTAAACAAAAAGGATGGCAGCAGTTCCCGTTTCAGCAGGAAATGCAGGACGCCTATTTGGCCGGCTATTCGGGCCTGCTCAACGCCCCTACCGGCAGCGGTAAAACATTTGCGCTGTTTTTACCCTTCCTGGTGGGTTACATCAATCAATACCCTGACACCTATAAAACCCGCACCAACAACGGCCTGCTTATGTTGTGGATAACGCCCTTGCGCGCTTTAACCAATGATATACGAAAGGCCATGCAGGAAGTATGTGATGAATTGGAACTTCCCTGGCGCATAGGCACCCGCACCGGCGATACCTCTGCTGCCGAAAAGCAGGCCCTACGTAAAAAACTACCTGAAGTACTGCTCACCACGCCCGAAAGCCTACACCTGATGCTGGCCCAAAAAGACTACCCTAAACTATTCCAGCACCTCCAAGTGGTGGTTATAGACGAGTGGCACGAACTCCTGGGCAGCAAACGCGGCGTACAGGTTGAACTGGGACTATCGAGGCTGAAGGGGTTGAGAGGCGAAGAAAGCACAAAGCACGAAGTAGAGGGAGCCAGGAATGAGAAAGAAGTTACAGCGCATGAACTACAAAAAACAGTCAACTCAAACAATAAATCCGGAATTAAAAGCTCCGTACCCCGTACTAAAGACACTGGGCATCTAAAAATCTGGGGCATAAGCGCTACTATTGGCAACCTGGAGCAGGCGGCGGAGGTGTTGCTGGGTAACAATTATCCGGCCGATAGGATGCGGATGATCAGGGCTAACATTAATAAAAAGCTGGATATACAATCGGTAATTCCCGAAGATGTGGAGAACTACTCCTGGACCGGTCACATTGGCCTGAAACTGTTACCCGAAGTGATGGAGATTGTAGCCAACAGTAAAACCACGCTTATTTTTACCAATACGCGCGCACAGTCCGAAATTTGGTATCACGCCATTTTAGACCGCTACCCCGAGTATGCTGGCATTATGGCCATGCACCACGGCTCGCTTGATAATGAACTGCGCAACTGGGTAGAGCAGGCGCTGCACCAAGGTATATTAAAGGTGGTGGTTTGCACCTCAAGCTTGGACTTGGGGGTCGATTTTCGTCCGGTAGATACTGTAGTGCAAGTAGGCAGCCCCAAAGGTGTTGCCCGTTTTATGCAGCGGGCCGGACGTAGTGGTCACCATCCGGGTGCGGTGTCTAAAGCCTATTTTATTCCTACACACTCCCTGGAGTTATTGGAAGGCGCAGCCTTAAAACAGGCTATCGAAAATGTAAATTTTGAAAGCCGCGACCCTATTTTGCTGGCTATGGATGTATTGATCCAATACATGGTTACGCTGGCGGTATCAGACGGTTTCCACGCCGACCAGTTGTACAATGAAGTAAAAAGCACCTTCTCTTTTGCCGATCTGCGCGAAAGCGAGTTTGGCGAGTTGCTAACGTTTATTACAACTGGTGGCGCCACCCTATCACAATATGACGAGTTTTTAAAGGTTGAGGTTGAGGACGGCTTATACAAGGTGAACAGCCGACGGGTAGCTATGCGGCACCGTTTCAGCATCGGCACTATTACCAGCAGCGTGAGCCTGCGGGTTAAGCTGCTGCATGGCGGAGGGTTGGGATCTATCGAAGAAAGCTTTGTATCACGCCTTAAACCCGGTGATACATTTTGGTTTGCCGGCCGCAGCCTCGAATTTGTGCAACTGAAAGAAATGACGGCTTTCGTCAAAAAATCAACCAAAACCAAGGGACTTATACCAAGTTGGGCGGGTGGGCGCATGCCGCTTTCATCGCAACTATCGTCGGTACTGCGCGATAAGCTGGACGAGGTGGCCCATCATCAGGAAAAAGACCCGGAAGTGAAGGCGCTCCGCTCACTATTTAACCTGCAGGAAGAACTCTCACATCTGCCCAAAAAAAGTGATCTGCTGATTGAGTCGTTCGAATCGCGCGATGGGCACCATTTGTTTTTTTATCCGTTTGAAGGCCGGCTGGTGCATGAGGGCATGGCATCATTAATTGCCTACCGCATTGGCAAAATTAAAAAAGCAACCTACAGCATTGCCATGAACGATTATGGCTTTGAGCTGCTTACCGATGAGCCCATCCCACTCATGGAAGCACTGGAAGAAGATCTGTTCAGCATTCACAGCTTAATAGACGATATACAACATAGCCTGAATGCCAATGAAATGGCACGCCGCCGTTTCAGGGATATTGCCAACATTGGCGGGCTGGTATTTACCGGCTACCCTGGTCAGCCTGTAAAAAACCGGCACCTGCAGGCCAGCACAGGGTTGCTGTTTGATGTGTTTATGGAATATGAGCCCGATAACCTGCTCATCAGGCAATCATTTAATGAAGCGCTGGCATTCCAGTTGGAAGAATTCAGGCTAAGGGCGGCACTACAGCGCATCCAGACCCAGGAAATTGTTATTAAAAAAGTGGAGCGCCCTACGCCTTTCGCCTTCCCTATTATGGTAGACCGCCTTCGGGAAAAACTGACCCTAGAAAGTTTGGAAGAACGCGTAGCCAAAATGGCTCGTCGGTATGATGCTTTTGATCAGGATACCCTTGCCGAGCCGCAGCCTGAACCTGCTAAGGGTAAGGAAAAGAAGCCAGCTCCGTCAAAACGCCGTAGCCCCTACATTAAACGCGTTTAG
- a CDS encoding heme-binding protein — MNITLEQAQAVITAAQLKAQEIGVPMNIAVVDAGANLKAFARMDNAWLGSVDISIKKAKTARFFDMESGDIGGLSQPGGPLYNIEVSNGGLISFPGGVPLKSASEIVGAIGVSGGSVEQDREVALAGVAAYK, encoded by the coding sequence ATGAATATTACATTAGAACAAGCGCAGGCAGTTATAACGGCAGCCCAGTTAAAAGCGCAGGAGATTGGCGTGCCCATGAATATTGCCGTGGTAGATGCCGGCGCTAATTTGAAAGCCTTTGCGCGCATGGATAATGCCTGGCTTGGCTCTGTAGATATATCGATCAAGAAAGCCAAAACGGCACGTTTTTTTGATATGGAATCGGGCGATATAGGTGGCTTATCACAACCCGGAGGCCCCTTGTACAACATTGAAGTATCTAACGGCGGGTTGATATCTTTTCCGGGTGGCGTGCCGTTGAAAAGCGCCAGTGAGATTGTTGGCGCTATAGGCGTATCGGGCGGTAGTGTAGAACAAGACCGTGAGGTGGCTTTGGCCGGAGTTGCCGCTTACAAATAA
- a CDS encoding MmcQ/YjbR family DNA-binding protein, whose translation MNTEELRDYCLQKPYTEEAMPFGEETLVFKVGGKIFLLTSLDTGNRFNVKCDPELAMEWREQFSEVQPGYHMNKTHWNTVYMDGSLTRKQLCEMIDHSYELIVKSLPKKIQAELFSK comes from the coding sequence ATGAATACGGAAGAACTGCGTGACTACTGCCTGCAGAAACCATACACTGAAGAGGCGATGCCTTTTGGCGAAGAAACGCTGGTATTTAAAGTGGGTGGTAAGATATTTTTGCTAACCAGCCTGGATACGGGTAACCGCTTTAATGTTAAATGCGACCCAGAGTTGGCTATGGAATGGCGTGAACAATTCAGCGAAGTGCAACCCGGCTATCACATGAATAAAACGCATTGGAATACTGTGTACATGGATGGCTCGCTCACCCGCAAGCAACTGTGCGAAATGATAGATCATTCGTACGAGCTTATTGTTAAAAGCCTGCCTAAAAAAATACAGGCGGAGCTTTTTAGCAAATAA
- a CDS encoding group III truncated hemoglobin — MVRKVKFDIKDLESIKLLVDRFYASVRNDELLGPVFADVIKDDWQPHLDKMYAFWNAALFCVAGFRGNPFARHAPLSIQPQHFDRWLQVFNQTVNDNFEGPMADDAKKRAELMSIMFQAKLSRVKDGFSKIIV, encoded by the coding sequence ATGGTAAGGAAAGTGAAGTTTGATATTAAGGATTTGGAAAGCATTAAGCTGCTGGTAGATCGGTTTTATGCCAGTGTAAGGAACGATGAGCTGCTTGGACCGGTGTTTGCCGACGTAATTAAGGATGACTGGCAGCCTCATTTGGATAAAATGTATGCCTTTTGGAATGCTGCCTTGTTTTGTGTAGCTGGCTTTAGGGGCAACCCTTTTGCACGGCATGCGCCGTTATCTATACAACCACAGCATTTTGACCGCTGGTTGCAAGTGTTTAACCAAACTGTTAACGACAACTTTGAAGGGCCCATGGCCGATGATGCCAAGAAACGCGCCGAACTCATGAGCATCATGTTTCAGGCCAAGCTTAGCCGTGTGAAAGATGGCTTTAGTAAAATAATTGTGTAA
- a CDS encoding tetratricopeptide repeat protein: MGKLLLILSLILPIWANAQTTASYIQAGNAKDKVKNYNGAIQDYTHALQLDSTNVNAVFYRANSRTNTGDFAGAIADYTQTIRLKSDKGEAYYYRANAHSNLQHYEDAVKDYTTALRYLPNNADIYHYRANAKSNLKDFIGAVDDFNKAIQLKPNNADLYTYRGVAKSNMGDNAGAILDYDRAIKFKPNSSELYYYRANAKATLKNYNGSILDFDKAIALNPRNAEAFYYRGNAKVNMGNNQGAINDYNQAMRLNPKLSELNHYLANAKINVADNRGAIVEYTKAITQNPNNAELYVRRGVARLNIGDKVNALADLNKAIQLSPDGYPEAYRARAGIRYDNKDYEGAIDDADFVIKSNDKDDGAFAIRGNSKAELKDTVNALSDLNTAIELNNRNSYTYYSRGNVKRDLKDLRGAVEDYTRAIELRPDYMDAYLERGNVRARLRNFAGAAQDYQRVLDNSPRSEEAYLKLGNARALFRDYQGAIDTYNLGIKINPKNTAFFIKRGVAKSKLGDTQGAARDFNQVLRIDTGSAEAYQNRGNLKAGYGDFEGALADINKAISQRQSEEAYLFLGNAKAGLNDHLGAIDAYNKALDINTNSAKAYYFRGLSKAYLPDSLSAMDDFKKAYENDPQDEDVFVYRGLAKFALQDSINAIQEYNTAIDMNPNNSDAYLYRGVAKFKLQDYRGAMLDYTTAIQMNAANKMAFLRRGELKVQQRDSRGAIDDFTAAIALDTRLRQAYYQRGMIRVQVSAEKINGCMDLSKAGELGLKEAYDAIRKYCN, from the coding sequence ATGGGGAAATTATTACTTATTCTATCGCTTATTTTACCCATTTGGGCAAATGCTCAAACCACAGCGTCTTACATACAGGCAGGCAATGCTAAAGATAAGGTCAAGAATTATAATGGCGCTATACAGGATTATACCCACGCGCTTCAGCTCGATTCGACTAATGTAAATGCCGTTTTTTACCGCGCAAACTCGCGCACCAATACAGGTGACTTTGCCGGCGCCATTGCCGACTATACGCAAACCATCAGGTTAAAATCAGACAAGGGCGAAGCTTATTACTACCGCGCCAATGCACACAGTAATTTGCAGCACTATGAAGACGCTGTAAAAGATTACACTACGGCGTTGCGCTATTTGCCTAACAATGCTGACATTTATCATTATCGCGCCAACGCTAAAAGCAACCTGAAGGATTTTATAGGCGCTGTAGATGATTTTAATAAAGCCATACAGCTTAAGCCTAACAATGCCGACCTGTACACCTACCGGGGCGTAGCCAAAAGCAATATGGGCGATAATGCCGGCGCTATACTAGATTACGACCGTGCCATTAAATTTAAGCCCAACAGCTCTGAATTGTATTACTATCGCGCCAATGCCAAAGCTACCTTAAAGAATTACAACGGCTCCATTTTAGATTTTGATAAAGCCATTGCCTTAAACCCACGCAATGCCGAGGCCTTTTATTACAGGGGCAACGCTAAGGTAAATATGGGTAATAACCAGGGCGCCATTAATGACTATAACCAGGCAATGCGCCTCAATCCAAAATTATCAGAGCTGAACCATTACCTGGCTAACGCCAAAATAAACGTAGCCGATAACCGTGGTGCTATTGTAGAGTACACCAAAGCCATTACGCAAAACCCAAACAATGCCGAACTGTATGTAAGGCGCGGCGTAGCCCGCTTAAACATTGGCGATAAAGTAAACGCCCTGGCCGACCTTAACAAGGCCATCCAGCTTTCGCCTGATGGTTACCCCGAGGCTTACCGTGCGCGTGCCGGTATACGCTATGATAACAAGGATTATGAAGGCGCCATTGATGATGCCGATTTTGTAATTAAAAGCAATGATAAGGATGATGGTGCATTTGCTATACGGGGTAATTCTAAAGCAGAATTAAAAGATACGGTTAATGCTTTGAGCGATTTGAATACGGCAATTGAACTGAATAACCGCAACAGCTATACCTATTACTCGCGCGGTAACGTAAAGCGCGATTTGAAAGACTTACGCGGTGCTGTAGAAGATTACACCCGCGCCATTGAGCTGCGCCCCGATTATATGGACGCCTACCTGGAACGCGGCAACGTGCGTGCACGCTTACGCAACTTTGCCGGCGCGGCGCAGGATTACCAGCGTGTGCTCGACAATTCTCCAAGAAGCGAGGAGGCTTATTTAAAACTCGGTAACGCCCGTGCCTTGTTTCGGGATTACCAGGGCGCTATTGATACGTACAACCTGGGTATAAAGATCAATCCAAAAAATACCGCATTTTTTATTAAACGTGGTGTAGCCAAAAGTAAGCTGGGCGATACGCAGGGTGCCGCACGTGATTTTAACCAGGTATTGCGCATTGATACCGGATCGGCAGAGGCTTACCAGAACCGGGGTAACCTGAAAGCCGGTTACGGTGATTTTGAAGGTGCTCTTGCCGATATAAATAAGGCAATTTCGCAACGCCAAAGCGAGGAAGCTTACTTGTTTTTAGGAAATGCCAAAGCCGGCTTAAATGACCATTTAGGGGCGATAGATGCTTACAACAAAGCGCTTGACATAAATACCAACAGTGCCAAGGCTTATTATTTCAGGGGCTTATCCAAAGCTTATTTGCCTGATTCATTAAGCGCAATGGATGATTTTAAAAAGGCGTATGAAAACGACCCGCAGGATGAGGACGTTTTTGTATACCGGGGCCTGGCTAAATTTGCCTTGCAGGATTCTATTAACGCCATACAAGAGTACAACACCGCTATTGATATGAACCCTAACAACTCGGATGCTTACCTGTACCGCGGCGTGGCAAAGTTTAAACTGCAAGATTACCGTGGTGCTATGCTGGATTATACCACAGCTATACAAATGAACGCCGCAAACAAAATGGCTTTCCTGCGCAGAGGAGAACTTAAGGTGCAGCAGAGAGATAGTCGGGGCGCCATTGACGACTTTACGGCCGCCATTGCGCTTGATACCCGCTTACGCCAGGCTTACTACCAACGTGGTATGATACGCGTACAAGTATCGGCCGAAAAAATAAATGGCTGTATGGACCTGAGTAAAGCAGGCGAATTAGGCTTAAAGGAAGCTTACGACGCAATCAGGAAATATTGTAACTAA